In Aedes albopictus strain Foshan chromosome 3, AalbF5, whole genome shotgun sequence, the following are encoded in one genomic region:
- the LOC109433391 gene encoding glucose dehydrogenase [FAD, quinone]-like — MLLPISLVLLLPLADGLAPPVRVAVSGNFFEMLFDETSIFLRNDTVKRIPDTNHFRKEYDFIVIGAGSAGSVVASRLSEVKDWNVLLLEAGKDENMLTDVPLTAGLTTLTGYNWGYRADPMDGACLGLQDGVCSWPKGRGLGGTSLINFLIYTRGHRKDYDDWERAGNTGWGYREVLKYFKKSERVKINGLKRSPYHSGEGYLDVEHSSYETPMLRSFIEAGKQMGYMETDPNGESLLGFSKAQATMRNGRRCSTAKAFLRPAAYRPNLHISTLSRVTRILIDPITKSAYGVEFLKHKRRYAVKASKEVILSAGAIASPQLLMLSGVGPKEHLEEVGVPVVKDLRVGFNLQDHVTLPGMVFTVNQPVTVRERDMRAPPVVLDYLLNGRGPFTIPGGAEGVAFVKTNISFLHPDVPDVELVLGTGAFNNDDSGSLRTAFGLSKEFYENTYGTIMGKHAFAISPVLLKPKSRGRIMLKSRNPFHWPRMQGNFYQDYDDLRVLREGVKLAVQIGESSKFARFGAKLHQTPFFGCGHHRFKSDEYWECCIRRIGTSLQHQSGTCKMGPPSDQSAVVNPELLVYGIRGLRVADCSIMPEIAASHTNAVAIMIGEKAADMIKEYWSNEIR, encoded by the exons ATGCTTCTTCCCATCTCTCTCGTCCTTCTGCTGCCTCTCGCCGATGGCTTAGCGCCACCGGTGCGCGTTGCCGTGTCGGGCAACTTCTTCGAAATGCTCTTCGACGAGACCAGTATATTTCTGCGCAATGACACGGTGAAGCGCATCCCCGACACTAATCACTTCCGCAAAGAGTACGATTTCATTGTGATCGGTGCCGGTTCGGCTGGATCCGTGGTCGCGAGCCGCCTGTCGGAAGTCAAAGACTGGAACGTTCTGCTGCTGGAAGCCGGAAAAGACGAGAACATGCTTACCGATGTCCCGTTGACAGCTGGATTGACTACCCTCACAG GTTACAACTGGGGCTACCGGGCTGACCCAATGGACGGTGCCTGTCTAGGTCTGCAGGATGGTGTTTGCAGTTGGCCCAAAGGCCGTGGCCTGGGTGGAACCAGTTTGATCAATTTCCTCATCTACACCCGCGGTCACAGAAAAGACTACGACGATTGGGAACGAGCGGGGAATACGGGGTGGGGATATCGCGAGGTACTGAAGTATTTCAAGAAGTCTGAAAGGGTTAAGATTAACGGCTTGAAACGATCCCCGTATCATTCCGGTGAGGGATATCTTGATGTGGAACACTCATCCTATGAAACCCCGATGTTACGGTCGTTTATCGAAGCAGGAAAACAGATGGGCTACATGGAGACCGATCCTAATGGAGAGAGCTTGTTGGGATTCTCCAAGGCTCAAGCAACCATGCGCAACGGAAGGCGTTGCAGCACGGCTAAGGCGTTTTTAAGGCCTGCCGCTTACAGGCCAAATTTACACATATCCACGCTCTCGAGAGTGACGCGGATCCTGATTGATCCTATTACGAAATCCGCATAtggtgtggaattcctgaaacacaAACGACGATACGCGGTTAAGGCCAGTAAAGAAGTTATTTTGTCGGCGGGAGCTATTGCTTCACCCCAGCTACTGATGCTATCGGGTGTAGGACCTAAGGAGCACCTTGAGGAAGTGGGCGTTCCAGTGGTGAAGGACCTTAGGGTAGGCTTCAATCTGCAAGATCACGTGACATTGCCTGGAATGGTGTTCACCGTCAATCAACCGGTTACGGTTCGAGAACGAGATATGCGAGCGCCTCCGGTTGTATTGGACTATTTGCTCAACGGAAGAGGACCGTTTACGATTCCTGGAGGTGCCGAAGGCGTTGCCTTCGTTAAAACGAACATTTCGTTCTTGC ATCCGGACGTTCCAGATGTAGAGTTGGTCCTTGGAACTGGGGCTTTCAACAACGATGATTCGGGATCACTTCGAACGGCGTTCGGCTTATCGAAGGAGTTCTACGAGAATACCTACGGTACAATCATGGGCAAGCATGCGTTTGCCATTTCACCGGTTTTGCTGAAGCCCAAAAGCCGAGGACGAATCATGCTGAAAAGTCGAAATCCGTTCCATTGGCCGAGGATGCAGGGGAATTTCTATCAGGACTATGATGACCTACGGGTGCTTCGAGAGGGCGTTAAGTTGGCAGTACAAATAGGAGAATCCTCCAAATTTGCCAGATTTGGGGCCAAATTGCATCAGACGCCGTTCTTCGGATGCGGacatcatcgtttcaaaagtGATGAATACTGGGAGTGCTGCATTCGAAGAATCGGAACGAGTTTACAACATCAG TCGGGGACGTGTAAAATGGGCCCTCCCAGTGATCAGAGCGCAGTGGTAAATCCGGAGCTACTGGTCTACGGCATCAGAGGCCTTCGGGTGGCGGATTGTTCAATAATGCCTGAGATTGCGGCTTCTCACACAAATGCCGTGGCCATAATGATCGGCGAGAAGGCGGCCGACATGATCAAAGAGTACTGGAGTAATGAGATCCGATAG